Below is a window of Allomuricauda ruestringensis DSM 13258 DNA.
TCAGTTTTTCGGTCAACTGCTTGTCGGCCATGCTTGGTTTTAAGGTTCCTGATGGATGGTTATGGGCGAGAATAATCCCCACAGCTCCAAGTTCCAATGCCTGTCTCAAAACCAATCTAACATCCACCAGAGTTCCTGTGATTCCTCCTTTGCTCAACTGGGCTTTGTGCACAACCTTGTTGGAATTGTTTAAATACACAATCCAAAACTCCTCATGCGGAAGCTCCCCAATTAAAGGGTAAAGCAGTTCATAAGCATCATGACTGCTCTGTATTTTAATTATTTTGGAAGTATTCTCCAAGCGTCTTCTCCTACCCACTTCCAATGCAGCTGCAATGCTCACGGCTTTGGCCTCTCCAATCCCTTTGAATCGCATCAATTGGTTTACTGAGAGCTTGCCCAATTCATTCAAATTATGGTCCACGGAGGCCAAAATCCTTTTGGAAAGCTCCACGGCACTT
It encodes the following:
- the radC gene encoding RadC family protein; the encoded protein is MQEKLASFSIKNWADDDKPREKLVQKGSFVLSDAELIAILIGSGSRNESAVELSKRILASVDHNLNELGKLSVNQLMRFKGIGEAKAVSIAAALEVGRRRRLENTSKIIKIQSSHDAYELLYPLIGELPHEEFWIVYLNNSNKVVHKAQLSKGGITGTLVDVRLVLRQALELGAVGIILAHNHPSGTLKPSMADKQLTEKLKTASEALDIKILDHLILARNQYVSFADKGIL